Proteins found in one Alicyclobacillus cycloheptanicus genomic segment:
- a CDS encoding MFS transporter: MSTTAPVKTSRGIIGWYERREVTTYPRGWMQVGLLVLVIIANIVANYEGELAPVVPLLLPFLKLSLVNYGFIVGGTTVVSGIVAMVLGSRFDRHGRTFFVVFGTFVTALAVFSMVFVTNTIGFLIVRLIMAIILGLVLPATTGLVRDFTPRVGRALGFGLWTFGPVGANFLAAGIAGWTLPAFHDRWQSQFYIMGSICLIISIIVALFIRDLSPGLRAQIVQSSREAAAVEENAKHVSGEIANPRMVFGSFRVWSLAVGIVLFLLVYYFTTAFGPLYLETVFKYPPSQAAGVASYFWLANLGALIVVGIISDRLQLRKICSMVGVVGTLIFMFFWIHLIGQTVSVSTMIWYTSLQGVLLGIGFGPWMALYSETLEDIHPTLQGSGWALWSFAQYVLAGIAGGLTFVVVGSIGFNGWFYICTAGIALYGIVLLWSKGPWFRRPR, from the coding sequence GTGTCTACGACAGCCCCAGTGAAGACTTCAAGAGGGATTATTGGGTGGTACGAACGGCGGGAGGTCACAACCTACCCGCGCGGATGGATGCAAGTTGGATTGTTGGTTCTGGTGATTATCGCAAATATCGTCGCGAATTACGAAGGGGAACTGGCGCCGGTCGTTCCGCTGCTGCTGCCGTTCCTGAAGCTGAGTCTGGTCAACTACGGCTTCATTGTCGGCGGCACGACGGTTGTCTCCGGGATTGTCGCCATGGTGCTCGGATCGCGGTTTGACCGCCACGGCCGCACGTTCTTTGTCGTCTTTGGCACGTTCGTCACAGCGCTGGCGGTGTTCTCCATGGTGTTTGTGACCAATACCATCGGGTTCCTCATTGTCCGGCTCATCATGGCGATCATCCTTGGGCTGGTGTTACCGGCGACGACCGGATTGGTCCGTGACTTTACGCCGCGGGTCGGCCGTGCGCTGGGTTTCGGACTGTGGACCTTCGGTCCGGTTGGCGCAAACTTTCTCGCGGCCGGCATCGCAGGCTGGACACTCCCTGCGTTTCACGACCGTTGGCAGTCACAGTTTTACATCATGGGTTCGATTTGTCTCATCATCAGCATCATTGTTGCACTCTTCATTCGTGACTTGTCACCCGGCCTTCGCGCGCAGATTGTCCAGAGTTCACGCGAAGCCGCAGCGGTGGAAGAAAACGCCAAACACGTCTCCGGCGAAATTGCCAATCCCCGCATGGTGTTCGGTTCCTTCCGCGTCTGGTCGCTGGCGGTTGGCATTGTGCTGTTCCTGCTGGTCTATTACTTTACGACCGCGTTTGGCCCGCTCTACTTGGAAACGGTCTTCAAATATCCGCCGTCCCAGGCGGCGGGGGTTGCCAGTTACTTCTGGCTGGCGAATCTGGGCGCCTTGATTGTCGTCGGCATCATCTCCGACCGCCTGCAGCTGCGCAAAATCTGTTCCATGGTCGGGGTCGTCGGCACCTTGATATTCATGTTCTTCTGGATTCACTTGATTGGTCAAACGGTGTCTGTGTCGACGATGATTTGGTACACGTCGCTCCAGGGCGTTCTGCTCGGCATTGGCTTTGGGCCGTGGATGGCGCTGTATTCCGAGACGCTGGAGGATATCCATCCCACGCTGCAAGGGTCCGGCTGGGCGCTGTGGTCGTTTGCCCAGTACGTGCTGGCTGGCATCGCCGGCGGGCTGACGTTCGTGGTGGTCGGCAGCATTGGGTTCAACGGGTGGTTCTATATCTGTACCGCCGGCATCGCGTTGTACGGCATTGTGCTGCTGTGGTCAAAGGGGCCTTGGTTTCGGCGGCCGCGCTGA
- a CDS encoding MBL fold metallo-hydrolase has product MEITKNVHLLTSTKGSFVYLVLGEEPVLIDTGMPGRAGRIVKDLGDIGIDPKDIRHILLTHHDVDHIGNARALKEWSGATLWAPLQDLSYIHREQPRHGIKRVIAAVIKAQTPSVDAIYQPGQTIAGIEMIETPGHTPGHVSFRFRDTLFAGDLVVSKKGRLAPSPRFLSWNTQEVSRSIQKLKSVQFDWVCPAHGAPVKRTGLFDF; this is encoded by the coding sequence ATGGAGATTACCAAAAACGTTCACCTGTTAACGTCGACCAAGGGGAGTTTTGTCTACCTCGTGCTCGGAGAAGAGCCTGTCCTCATTGATACGGGGATGCCAGGCCGGGCCGGCCGCATCGTCAAGGACTTGGGGGACATCGGGATCGACCCGAAGGACATTCGCCATATCCTCCTCACCCACCACGATGTGGACCACATTGGAAACGCGCGCGCCTTGAAGGAATGGTCGGGCGCAACGTTGTGGGCGCCTTTGCAGGACCTGTCGTACATCCATCGTGAGCAGCCGCGGCACGGGATCAAACGGGTGATTGCCGCAGTCATCAAGGCGCAAACCCCGTCCGTGGATGCCATCTACCAGCCTGGGCAAACCATCGCCGGGATTGAAATGATTGAAACCCCCGGCCACACCCCGGGGCACGTGTCGTTTCGCTTCCGGGACACGTTGTTTGCCGGAGACCTCGTCGTCAGCAAAAAAGGGAGACTGGCGCCGTCTCCCCGATTTTTAAGCTGGAACACGCAGGAAGTCTCGCGATCGATTCAGAAGCTGAAATCAGTCCAATTCGACTGGGTTTGTCCAGCGCACGGTGCGCCCGTCAAACGGACCGGACTGTTCGACTTCTGA